The DNA segment GGCATGGCTCGAATGTGCCCCTGAGGGCTCCCTTTGTTGTTTCCTCTCCCCTGTAGGAACGCTGCAGAGACCAGAGCCTTGTATGAGAAACACAGACCCACCcatgtgatccacttggcagccTTGGTGGGAGGCCTCTTCAAAAACATCAAATACAACCTGGATTTCTGGGTAAGGGGCCGGGTGGTAACGGCAAAGGCGTAACAGCCGGTCGGTGCACTGTGTAGGGTTGTCCACCATTGCTCTTGCTCCAGGGACTTGGGAATGCTTTACAGACATTCGTGAATTAACCCCTGCTGTGCTCTCCCTGCCTCCACAGTCTAAATTAGACTTAGAGCCCTTGTAAttatagggaaactgaggcaccgagccaTAGCTTCCCTGGGTCACATGAGTGCACAGCAGGGCCGGTAGTAGAACCCAGTACATTTGGGTTTGTTGAATGGGTGGATATAGTCATTAACCCCTTGGGTGCTATGCCTTCTGGCACTGCAGGTGGGACTCCTCTCACTGAGTTACCAAGATGTGGTTACACTATATGGGCCTCATGAGTGCTGCTGAATGGGGACTGCTTTGCCCTCAGCGCTCGCCCTGCATCAAAAGTTTTTTACCCCAGGGCCTTGTCTGGAATTCTTCCCTCTCCAGACTCTCAGATGTGAAGGGGTACAGCTTATTAGCAGCTGGTGGTGGaccaccagcccctcctctctgaagcagcccccacccccccagtcccCAATCCCAACCCCGTTTGGTATGATTTATCAAAGCTGGGCCACATGTTCAGGGGCCAGCAATCACCTTATTGGTAAGATCGGGAAGGGACTACAAGTTCCAGCGTGCAGTGCTCCTCCTTGAGCTGTTTCTGCTCAGTTCCAGGTGGaacaatgcattctgggatgtgtAGTCTTCCTGGGCTGAATTAGCCTATTAAAGAGGaacagagaagtgggtctgtcccacgacagctcacctgataaactattttgctagtctttaacgtgccacttgactgctttttgttttgatcctatTAAAGAGGTGGGTGGCTGGAATCTATTCCTTCCCAGTGCAGTCCTTCAGTGCCTGGCAAACTGCTGATCCAGCCTAGGCAATGTGTGGCCCTCCTGGTTTGCTGTTCTGTGTATGCATCTCCTTATCTGGTCTCCCTTTGCCTGCCTGTGGATCAGCAATGGGGGGAAAGACCCACTGGTCTgttcccctgctgccagcccactGCAATCCCTGGCTGTGCCAGGGGAGGCAGTGGCAAGTGACTCTATTGAAGGGCTGTACAGATCTGAATGAGAAGGGGGCTGGAAAGCTCCGTGGCACCAACAGAAGCAGCTGAGCTCCCTGAGTGTGGGGCAGTGAAAACCCTCcggcatgagtggtggggtggggagtggggccctTGCGGGGATGTCTCTGTCCCGAGGTGATACGGCTGTGAGAGCGGTAGCATGTCAGGTACATTCCAGATCTGAGCAGCTAGTGATCCCACCGCTGACTCCATAGACAAGCTTGGGGTCTTCCCCAAGGACTATCCCTTCTTCCCTTGGCCATTCAATTCTGGTGCCAGCTGTGAGGTTAGTCTGAGAGCTCCCTGGCCACCTGTTCCCCATCCTGAGCTGGCGACAGGCAGTCAGGGCAGGTTCACGACATACTGGAAGACCCATGTGATGGGTCAGGTCACAGAGATCCCTGTGGGATGATCACCTGAGGcgaaggcacagagttgggggttacagcccccagcagagcaacacagacccTGAGAGCAGCTCATCTGTGGCAAAGCTCCGTCACAGGCACTTGACGGAACACCAGGTGCACTGCCCCATTGGGGCCGGAACCCCAGATAAACCCGTCTTACTCTGCATAGAAGTTTTATACAAAACAGGTTCATAAATGGCTTGTTCCATTTGTCACTGAAAGGGAGAGATGcacagctgctgcatccctgccctcccccccaccaatggatttttttccactgggtttaataataaaagttttattttattaaataaaaatagggATTTAAATGGTTGCTGGTGATAAGACGGATCAGTGTAAGTTACTTAGCTCAATACAACAAAACTTGCCAGTGAAGCTTAAtaccctaagggcttgtctacactagctccctacgtGGAAGGGAGCGTgggaagtagggtgttgggattttattaataaagtgctgcgatgcatatgcggcacttcattgagcaaattccacccccccccccccacggcaacttcgaagtgctggcttgcgtctagccgcggctcacccgccgggaCGTGGAAGTGCTGGGGCAGCTTTGACgtcccttttactcctcaaaattttgaggagtaaaagggacTTTGTAGTAccctgcatatgcacctcagcacttcattaataaacccccaacaccctacttaccatgctccccttgaagtagggagctagtgtagacaagccctaagaaacTTGTCACATGCAATTTCTTAACCTAACAGTAGTTTTAATTCTTTTCTCCCACACTAGGCAGCCATCAAATAAGGGGCCAATCGTTCCCCTTGTTTTGTCTTAGCTGTTTCATAGGGGGATCTGGGATCTGGCCATTTCCCCCCGTCCCCTCCCAGTTCTTTAGTTCCCTGCCTAGAAATACATTTTGCCCAAGATGGGAATCCTTTCTGTTCAGTTTCAGCCCTATTACGCCCACATGGAAAAATACCATGTTCAAAATGGGTTGCAGCTTCTGGTGACCTGGCCACATGCTTTGGCAGGGCTGGTCATCGTCCAAACTTACAGGAGAAGCAAGATAGTTCTGATTACTGGCCATAAAGTTCCTTGAGACCTTCTTATGGCCTCCACTGGCACTTCTAGCTACGTAAACAGGTTTACACTTCCTATTTCTAACGCAAGAATGATACAGGTGAGCAAATAGAATATATCCATTCAGGGGATTACAAGTTCTCCAGTGTTGAGTTACGCGTCACATTTTGCATGGAGCATATTGGAGTTAGGTGCTTGGATATTCAAAAACACATTTCCATAAAAGAAAATACGGGGGCGCAATGTCCCACCTGGGGTGGGTCATGCGGCAATGGAGCCCAATAGAACATGACTGCTAACTCCCCGGTGTGCGTCTTTTCCCCAGCGGAAAAACATCCACATCAACGACAACGTCCTTCACTGCGCCTATGAATTTGGAGTGCAGAAAGTCGTCTCCTGCCTTTCCACCTGCATCTTCCCGGACAAGACCACCTATCCCATCAACGAGACCATGGTGAGGGATGGCCTTTGGGCTGGGCACTGCCTTACCATGCCCATCAGCTTCCCTTTGCTCCATGGGTTAAGCTCAGTAATGCTGGTTAGGTTGCAGTGCACCTTGGGATGGGGAGATCGTTGGAGCAATCCTTCCAGCCTAACGAGCAGCAGCATCAGGGTCTGGTGCAAGTGCTGTCCCCTCCTCCTTTGGCAGAAATAGGCGGGTGGCCCTGCAGCACGGGCTCAAGAGATATAAGGGGACCTTCAGGGCACGTGGCTTGTCTGTGATGCAAGctgaggccagggctggcagctggtgaCATTTCCCACTTACAATTAAGGAGTTCCGGGGGGCTGCTGTGCCACTCCAAACTCAGGGGGTGTCTACACTgtgcagctcctctgggctcttATCTGGGGTTCAGCCTTAACGttggcccttcctcctctctgtccACATACAGAAAGTTCTGACTGGACCTGGggccccagttataggaaggatgtggacacactggagagggtccaacgGGGGGCgactaaaataattaggggtctggagcatacGACCtaagaagaaaggttgagggaactgggtctgtttagtctgcagaagagaagactgaggtgggacttgataacagccttcaacttactgaagggaggctgcaaagaggctggagagaggctgttcacagtggtcacggatggcagaacacggaacaatggtctcaagttacagttgggaaggtccaggttgaacattaggaaaaactttttccctaggagggtggtgaagcactggaatgttctacccagggaagcagtggagcctccatccctggaggtgtttaagtctcgccttgacaaagccctggcagggctgatctgatgggtttggccctgcttagagcagggggctggactcggtggcttttttaggtctcttccagctctattgttatTGCTCACTGACCCGGCGGCAGGTAGAACATAGGTTAGCACTTGGGATCTGGGTTGGGACAACCTACTCTGCAGTGAGGATGCAGACTAAATGATGTGAGTGCTGATAGTcctccagtgccttcccacaATCCCCTCCTGACAGACAGGTAGGTTACTTGCAATTGATCTGATTGCTGGGGAAAACTCCTAGAGCGTCTCTGCACAAAGAATCATGGGATAtgctcttcctcctcccatcACACACTGGTGAGGGCAGAGACTTGAGGACATGGGGAGAGCTTTGCCATGGGACACTCACGCTTGAGCTACACTAACGTGGCTGTTGAGCACCcggtttaactgcagtgtagacataagaacagctgtactgggtcagaccagaggtccatcaagcccagtgtcctgtcttctgacagtggccagtgccaggtgccccagagggaatgaacagaacaggaaatcatcaagtgatcaattccctgttgctcattttcatcctctggcaaacagaggatagggacaccctccatgcccgtgctggctgatagccattgatggacttatcctccatgaatttatctagttctttttaaactctgctatagtcttggccttcacaatgtcctctggcaaggagttccacagattaactgtgCGTTGTGGGGAAACACATTTcctaaatctgctgcctattaatttcatttggtgaccccctagttcttgtgttgtgagaaggagtaaataaaaattccttatttactttctccacaccagtcatgattttatatacttctatcatatcccctcttaatcGTCTtctttccaagctaaaaagtcccagtcttactgATCTCTCCTCATGTGGCAGACGTTCTATACCCttaattttttgttgcccttttctgaacctgttccaaatccaatatatcttttttgagacggGGCGGCCACATGTGCACACGGTATttcagatgtggatgtaccacgCATTTATTTAGAGGTAATAtggcattttctgtcttattacctattcctttcttaatgattcccaacattttgttagcttttttgactgctgctgtacactgagtggatgttttcagagaactatccacagtgactccaagatctctttcttgagtggtaccagctaagtcagaccccatcattttatatgtatagttgggattatattttccacatAGCTTCAGTTTATTCTCCCTACCCCTTCTTTCCCTGGGGGTCAGGCAGCAGGGGTTGAAACTGTATTTTCTTCAGGCATAAGGCACTTTTCCCAACTATGCAGTCTACTGTGTTTCCCCAGATTCACAACGGGCCCCCGCACGACTCCAACTTCGGGTACTCGTACGCCAAGAGAATGATCGATGTTCAGAACAGGTATCGTCCAtcgcctccctcccctgccccgagcTGTAGGGCTCAGAGAGGGACCAACCAAGTCTGAACATCTTTGCTCAGACCTGTGATCCCCGCATGCAGGACTGTGTAAGCATTATCACGGTCTCGCCTGAATTGTTCAGAGATGTCCCTTTTGGGTAATTCCTTCCTCCTGTGCTCTCAGGCCTCTGCTGGCACAAGAAACCAGAGTCTGGTGGTGGAGGGAagggctggccagccccacttCATTTCCCTAAGCCGTGCCAGAAGAGCAGGGTTAGACCCTGTTACACAGAAGGGGGCCAGTGACTCATGTCCTTGTAGTCCTCACCTGCACAGAACATGCCACTGAGCTAGTTAACAACTCTGGCATTCTCTGTCTCTTCTCCCAGGGGCTATTTCAAACAGCATGGCTGCCGATTCACTGCCGTGATCCCTACCAATGTCTTCGGACCACATGATAACTTCAACATCGAGGACGGGCATGTCCTTCCGGGACTGATCCACAAGGTGTACCAGGCAAAGAGTAAGTGGGGACCCTTCGCTCACATCTCAGCTTGAAAGTCCAATCATCGGGTTTTTGTTGCCTGAGCAGCATCGGCAGCAAAGTCAACTTCTGTTGGGGGGAGAGAAAagttgtgacttttttttctcctgatgAAATTGTGGCATTCTTTTTATCCTATCCCTAGCTGTCTGAAAGTGATGCTGTGGGCCAATAAATGTGCTGTTTCACCCCAGAGCTTGCTGCATGTCTGCATTAGAGTGAATGGATCCTTTGGTGTCCTTTACCTTTCTCAAATGTGGATTAACTGGCTAATGTTGTGAAGTGCTTTAGGATGCAGAACTGAAAGGAGCCACTGtaaattatttagtttgcaaaatctttttaaaaacaacaagaagtcctgtggcatcttatagactaacagataatttggagcataagctttcgtgggcaaagaccctatCTTTCTGACCTTCACCTGGCTGTTGGGATCTTGTGGAATTTTTTCTTTTGTATAGCTAAATCTCCTTGCTTCTAAAGAGGCATGAATGGCTCCTGACAGCCACAGATGGAAGACTGCTAACAGAGTTTTCTGCTGTTGTTTATTTCTGGGGGCAATCTGCATCAGaaataaaaattctgtgcacaatattttcaCACCCTGCAAAAGTCCATGTGTTTTATTTGTCAGAATAACTCAATGTAGTCccaccagtttcaattatttttggtCAAGTATTTCAGAATATCTCTCTGTAAGTATGTTGCTAACGATACAAACAACAGGAAAGAGCCAGGGAATGTTTTTGGACAAATAGGTGTATTAATACAGAGTGCTGAGTAATAATCCATTTAAACTTTGACACAGAACCATACTTCCCACACATCTCTGAAGCTGTGGAAAGGCGTGTGGGAGTCAGGGCTAACAGAAGAGCTGTCAGAGAGGGAAGTAATTGCTGGGAAGGAGACTGGATGTGAACTTGGAGGATTGTTGGATAGGGGTGAGAACAGTATGGACCAGAGCTTTTTGCGTGGGGGTGGCGGGTTCCCTCATGCAGACCCTGGCTGACCCCTAATTTGTCAGGCACATCTCTCCTCTGTCCTCATATGTCTCAGCATCCCTGGGTATCCTTGTACCCCCGTCCACGTATCCCTCCACTCCCACTCAGACACTCATTCCCGTATGGCCCTGCGCTCCGTCTCCTGTCTTCATGTGGCCCTGCACCTGCCGCCCCTACGGCCCCTCTCCCACAAATCCTTCTGAGCGCCGAACGGATCCCCTCCCGTCCTCTGGCACCCACGTCGCCTGTCTCCCCATATCCCCAGTCTTCTGACCTGGCCTGACAGGCACAGTGAGGAAGGCTGTGCAGGCTCTTTCTCTTCCAGAACTGGCCAACTGCTCTGCCaccctggctccctctggtgggCAAAAGGTGGCGGCTGCAGCAGTTTGCCCACCAACTTTTTTCTGTGcaaaaaattaagcatgtgccCTTCCCGTTAAGTATGTGCACACGCAGTGGCggagaattcccccaggagtactAGTTATGGGATGGTAAGTTCCTGAGAGCCGCGACAGGTGGATTCCTCCCTTCTCACTTGGCTCTAGGCCGGGCATTCACCTCCCTGCAGAAGTGAAACTAGCAAGTGATTTCTGCGCAGTGTGGACGAAGAAGTACGTGCTCGAATCTCAGCCAGTGAGGAGACAGAGAAGGGCCATTCCAACTCCAGAGCTGCTCACAGCCCCTTGCTGGAGGATGGCATGCTGGGCCCTGTAGTCTCTGGGGCTGCACCTTCATTTTAGAGAAGGGGGCTATGATGGAAAGCTGCCCCAGGCCAGTCTTGGGTCTCCATTGCACAAGGGTATTTGGATGAGTGTGGACGGCACCAGCAGCCTGCGGGTGGACGGGGCTGTGTTATGGGTGGAACATCCACTAATGGCCCTTCCTGTCCTTGTTCCACAGAAAATGGCACAGCCCTCACCGTCTGGGGCACGGGAAAGCCAAGGAGACAATTCATCTACTCCCTGGTAGGCACATCCTTCGGAGTCCTGCCCATTCGGACCAGGCTTTGGGTTTCCTGGGCCCAGCGCAGACATCctgcccccggggctgggggagcttgtctctgggaggctggcagggctgtgacggagggtgctggctgctggtgggctggGGCCCCCCCTTTCCACCGCTGGGAGCAGGTGCGTCTGGTGGGCTGAGGTAGGAGTATTCTGGAGggcgggggctggcaggggaggctctGAAGCCATGCATCTGCCGAGGCTAAATGTGCTGTTAGCTTCCCACCCTCAGGGGCAGCCTGTTGCTTTTATACAGTGCACGTACCATGCGCCTAGCCGCTCAGATGAGCAGGTTCCCCTGGCCAATAATGCGCCAAGTCCCAGTGCCACGTCCAGGCCTGTGCctgagcagagggaggggctctctgctAGCTCCTGCCTTGGCAGCCTGAAGGTACCGTCCCCCGAGAGCAGGGCCTGGATGGAGGCTGCCCTTCGAGGGGCGTGATGGTTCTGTCCGGGAGCATGGCTGTTCCATGACTGCGGTTCTTCCTgcccagccaggactggggggagATGGTCTCATTAAAGGCCATTTGTGGCCAGGCTTGGAGGGatggctgcagagagaggagctggcagctgggatgCGAGAGGTTGGACGTTGCCCTGCCGCATTGGAGGCAGTAGGGGTAGCACATCGGCTGCAGCAGGCTCAGCCCCGTACGACACCCTGGCCTTTGCCAAAGAGGGGTTTGTCTGTGCCCAGAGCAGGACcggcaggaggcagagaggtgtGAGCTGCTCCCTTGTGCCCACAGGACCTGGCGCGGCTCTTCATCTGGGTCCTGCGGGAGTACGACGAGGTGGAGCCTGTCATCCTCTCCGGTAAGACCACACCCCCACCAGTTCTTCTCTCCAACCGTGCCACAGCTCTGGCAgatgccctcagctcagcacCGGACAGGAGGGAAGGTCCCTCTCCCCGGCTCCTCCTTCCCATGCTGTCccagctgcttctgtggcagggtcagtgcaGGGTGGCCTCTCCTCAGCACCCCCAGCCGAGCTGGAATCTGTAATGGTGACAGGTTctgagccccccatccctgctTCTTGAAGGGATGCAAGTGCCAGCAAAGTGGGGCGGGTGTGAGGGGCTTCCGTGAGCGTTGCGACGGGCAGGCAAGCAGGCCCAGCCTCACCCAGGCACTCTCTTCAGTTGGGGAAGAGGACGAGGTCTCGATCAGAGAAGCCGCAGAGAGCATCGTGGAAGCTATGGACTTCAGGGGAGAGCTGATTGTATCTTTTTGCAAATGACAGCTCCGCAGCCCGGCCCCCTGAGCTGTGCCCAGCTCTCAAGGTGTGTGCCCGGCACCCGCTCCAGGGCCCCCTGGGAGGCGGAGACCTGCCACAGCCAAACATGTAAGAGTCAGTTCCCAGCTGATCCAGGGCAAGAttgttccctggggcttggtctGGTCCAGAAATGACTTGAGTGATGGGCTCTCACTGCTTCCTGGGGGTCGTTCTCTGACTTGCTCCATAGATGTTCGGTCCATTCTTGGAAGTTCAGGCCCTTGAGGTCCGTGTGAGCTGACCCTGTGGTCTCCTGGGAGACCATGTCTTCCATTCCTGGTGCACTGAGATGGTGAATGGAGTCACTGCTTGAACTGGGCATTCCAGATGGTGCTTGGGGCCCCTTGATTGTTACCTGCTTGCCCTCTTGCCTGCAAACAATGAACATGAGGGATCTCCCTCCTGGGGGattgctctcctctggccccCGGCACCTGACTGCTCAGGTCTGCTGGCAGGGCCGGGACAGCTGTACGCCTTTCAAGAGCGGACATGTAAAGTACTTTTGCTTCCAAACTCTGGTTCTGCTCTCGACCTGTTACCAGTAGGGGTCACCCCAGCGTAACGTTCTGTTCACACTCAGCTGAATTCCAGCTGATTTTCCTTTACTGCTGCACCCCTCCATCTGCGTCCAGTTTGACGTGACAAAATCCGATGGCCAGTTCAAGAAAACAGCCAGCAACGGCAAGCTGAGGCAGTATCTGCCCGATTTCCAGTTCACGCCATTCAAACAAGGTGAGGTGCAAAGGCTGCGCTGCTCTGAAGTCCCTCCAGCTCGGGCATCATCTCCCCTCTGCTTTCCAAAGCAGGGGGATTGGGTTTAGGGAGGCTTTCTccctgctgcaggtgctggggcATTAGTGGGGTacatgtgtaactgcccacaggcaggctcaaaccgGGGACCGCTGGAGCTTAGGCACCAGCCTCTGTGGTTTGAGCCGAAAGGCAGCTGACTCATTCTCTCCCTCTGCAAGTGCTCAAATGCAGCCAGACTTGGGTTCATTTTGGCCCTACCTGGCTGGGGTTGATTAGCTGGCCGGGGCTTCccagggttgacctggtgtctGCAGCCAGACAAGCTCATTGCTGCCCTACCTAGcaggggttgacctggtggccagAGCTTCCCGGGGTTAATGTGGTGTCTGGGGCCGGACTTGGAAGAATCTTTCCCTGCCCCGGGCTGGAGTTGACCTGCTGACTAGAGTTCTCTGGGGTTTACCTGGTGTCCATGGCTGGACTTAGGTTCATTGTGTCCTGGTTGGGGCTTCCTGCAGTTGacctaggtgtgtgagttacacatgCACCAAGCAATAAACTGCAACAAGCGTCTAGCGCAGGGGTGAGGAAATTTTTTatgtggggccccacttttcatgccTGCAGTTTCCAGCCTCTCcacccctcaacctgtctaatagAATCCCGACCGATGGGCATTTCCATTATGTTTGTGTGAACAGGAAAACACCTTTCGGgatgtgtaagaaaacaagtctgtacATGTCAAATCTTTATTGATCTGtctataaatgtgactacacagacatcaaaacagtAACCGCTTTCTGCTTGTTTAATGAGATggacgagcctgagacccagcagctgattgcgCTGTGCTTCCCCATATGAAACTTCACACCCCTTGGGCGGGGGcttacccccattttacacacCCCTGGTctctggggaggctgtgggaagcCCATGGGAGCTGAGGCACTGGATCTGATTGTAGGGGGCAGGCTGGTGTGGTGATGAAAGCACCCGCCTGGAATTTGTGGATTCTCTTTCCAGCTTTGAGCCACTGAGTGATGTCAGGTGGGTCCCTTCATCTGCCTGGCCATTTCCCCTAGCCTGGTGCCTGATCCGTCTGTTCCCTCCTAGCTCAGGAAGGAGTAGCCAGTGGCACAGCCCCACTCTGGAGGGAACCAGCTGCTTATGGCTGGGATGCTTCAGGCTGTGTGGGATCTAACTgctttctcccttccccaccagctgTGAAAGAAACGTGTGACTGGTTCAACGCACACTACGACGTCGCCCGGAAGTGACTGGGGCTCCAAAGCCCTTGTGCTTATCAGCTAGTGATGGCCAAAGGTTCGGGGGAGATGCTGGGTTTTCCTCCTCTGGAGCAGAGGAGAGGCTGCACGAAATGGTGGTGGGGAGATACAGCCTGGCCAAAGAGGGTGGGGAACAGCAATCCTAAACAGCCCAGTCACTGCTGAGCTCAGCAGCTGCAAGTGAGAGGTGGGAGGCGTATGGGCATTCACCGTCGAGGGACCTGTCTTTCTCGGCCACGCAGGACTCACTCTGCAAGTCATCTCAGCCAGCCAGGGGAGTGCCACTTGGGGGTGCACTGCATCAGTCTCTTCTAAAAGGTTCCAAAATGCAAAGAACGCCACAGCCCCGTAGTTACCCACAGCCTCACGAGCAGAGCGAGGGCGCTGAGCAAAGGAAATCTTGCCTTGGGGGCCCTCCCTTTGGCTTCCCCCAAAAGCCATGGCCCTGGGAGCGGCTGGGACCTGTAGGCCGAGGTAGGTGGAAGCTTCCCTGCTGCGTCTGCATCACCTGCTGGATGTTTTATAAAACAGACAGCCCCATCTCCCTCCAGACTTCTTGCTGCCCTCACTGGATCCCTTTAGCCTGCTGATGGCACCTCACGTTAACCTGTAATTGGTCAGGCTGCCTGTCAATCAAGTGTAAAGCAGTCCATGATTAGGTTCAGAATAAATTGAAGCTGATTTGGTTCCGTGGGTTCATGCTCTCCTGAACACAAGCTGCAGAGGAGGAAACCTGAACCCCAGCCCGGCCAGCCCCATGAGGGTCAccatcccacacccctccccttattgccagtggctggtgctgggtagCAGCGGTGGATTAGAACAGCAGcgtgagctggggaagcagcaggtctCACCCCAGAACTCTCCTGCAGGGTTTAGTGGGCAGGAGGGGTCATTTTTGCCAGCCAAAGCATCTGCCTGGCCCTAGCCTCATGACTGCCAGTGTTGTTGATGGAGGGAGATGCCCCAGGCTCCCTTGGTGGCCCCTCGGAAGCAGCATGGCACAGTCCCAAGAGGTTCTGGTGCTTTTGTCTGTCTTTGCAGCAGGGGCATTGAGCTCCCCCTGCTCTCCAGCTGGGGAGGACAGCGTGCAGCTCAGCAGCTTCATTTGGCCCTGTTGCTAAACATCTTCTGTCAAGGTGCTTCTAATGCCTCACCTGGAAGCCACTGCAGCCAGGCAGCTTTCCAGAGCCTGCTGGGAGCATCTGCCCTGAGCAAATGCTGGC comes from the Carettochelys insculpta isolate YL-2023 chromosome 2, ASM3395843v1, whole genome shotgun sequence genome and includes:
- the GFUS gene encoding GDP-L-fucose synthase isoform X3, coding for MTEPAGMKPKRILVTGGTGLVGRAIERVVADGEGKPDEEWIFVCSKDADLTNAAETRALYEKHRPTHVIHLAALVGGLFKNIKYNLDFWRKNIHINDNVLHCAYEFGVQKVVSCLSTCIFPDKTTYPINETMIHNGPPHDSNFGYSYAKRMIDVQNRGYFKQHGCRFTAVIPTNVFGPHDNFNIEDGHVLPGLIHKVYQAKKNGTALTVWGTGKPRRQFIYSLDLARLFIWVLREYDEVEPVILSVGEEDEVSIREAAESIVEAMDFRGELIFDVTKSDGQFKKTASNGKLRQYLPDFQFTPFKQAVKETCDWFNAHYDVARK
- the GFUS gene encoding GDP-L-fucose synthase isoform X2, which encodes MHCVAMTEPAGMKPKRILVTGGTGLVGRAIERVVADGEGKPDEEWIFVCSKDADLTNAAETRALYEKHRPTHVIHLAALVGGLFKNIKYNLDFWRKNIHINDNVLHCAYEFGVQKVVSCLSTCIFPDKTTYPINETMIHNGPPHDSNFGYSYAKRMIDVQNRGYFKQHGCRFTAVIPTNVFGPHDNFNIEDGHVLPGLIHKVYQAKKNGTALTVWGTGKPRRQFIYSLDLARLFIWVLREYDEVEPVILSVGEEDEVSIREAAESIVEAMDFRGELIFDVTKSDGQFKKTASNGKLRQYLPDFQFTPFKQAVKETCDWFNAHYDVARK
- the GFUS gene encoding GDP-L-fucose synthase isoform X1; this encodes MAHRWREQRWKFLSSSLAFLSSNKSLVSDCVAMTEPAGMKPKRILVTGGTGLVGRAIERVVADGEGKPDEEWIFVCSKDADLTNAAETRALYEKHRPTHVIHLAALVGGLFKNIKYNLDFWRKNIHINDNVLHCAYEFGVQKVVSCLSTCIFPDKTTYPINETMIHNGPPHDSNFGYSYAKRMIDVQNRGYFKQHGCRFTAVIPTNVFGPHDNFNIEDGHVLPGLIHKVYQAKKNGTALTVWGTGKPRRQFIYSLDLARLFIWVLREYDEVEPVILSVGEEDEVSIREAAESIVEAMDFRGELIFDVTKSDGQFKKTASNGKLRQYLPDFQFTPFKQAVKETCDWFNAHYDVARK